TCATCAGTGGCAGCCTGTTTGCCTCGGTTGCTCAAGCGGCCCCGGTAGCATTAGTCAAAGATGGTGAGACCGCATATGGTTACAGTTTGGAAGCCGATCAGCTGGTGCCTTATACGGTACAGAGAGGGATGGCTGTGATTGACGACATCGTGTTGGGCACCCATGCGAACATCCAGCGCCATGGCATCCCGTCTCTCCGTGTGCGCCCCTGGACATCCAAACAGGAGGTTCAAACCCGTGACGTCGTGCCATTTGACAACCATATCGGAACCTCAAGCCGCTGGCCAAACAACACGCTTTACTATTCATTGGAAGAAGCATCCGATGCAGCAGCCACTGCATTTCGGGCTGCCATACGGCACCTTGAAAGCAATACAAACGTGAGATTCGAGGAACGAACTGACCAAACCAACTATGTACGCGTCATCAGCGACGCTCCAAGGGAGTGCTCATCATTTGTTGGCATGCAGGGTGGCGCACAAGATCTGTCGCTGGGAGAAGGTTGTGAGACCATGGGTATTGCAGCACACGAAATACTGCACGCCTTGGGATGGGCGCATGAACAGAGCAGAGCAGATCGAGATCGATTCGTCACCATCAATATGAGTAACGTCCAAGCCGACAAGGTAACCAATTTTATGTTAAGCCAAGGAGGTGACCCGATCGGGGCTTATGATTTCGATTCGATCATGCATTATCGATCCAGTGCCTTTGCAATCAACACGGCTATTCCAACCATTCTACCCATTGACCCTAATATCCAGCTCAGTCGGCTCGGTCAACGTAATGGGCTCAGTGCGGGCGATCGGGCATCAGTGAATCACTTCTACCCTCGTCTCAACACCGACCTGGGGCTGAGCCTGAACACGCAGCAGCTGGTGATCAATAAAAATGGCCGGGGCATGGCCACCATCGATCTAGCCGCAAAACAGCGGAACCTGGTTCAGTTGACAGCGACCACTTCCAATAACAGGCTGATCAACAACAGTGGCATTCAATTCACGCACTTGAAGGGCAATCAGTATCAGCTGACCGTCAAACCCTCAGCTGAGATGACCGGCCAAGCCGAGCTGACGGTACAGGCCACCGACCAATTCGGCCAAGTGGTGCGCAAGAAACTGGCTTTGACCGTGTTGCGCTGATCGACACACCAACGAGCCAGGCTGCTGCAGCGGTCTGACTCGTTTGGCCATTGCACACATCCGCTCAGGCTCAGAAAATTTTTTCCGTGTTAACCCGATTTCTGAGCTTGCTACGTTCAATACTTCATCAACCCCCTGAACGGAGCAGATGACATGACCACCCCACGCCCTCTCGTGATCGCCCTGGCGCTGATTTTCTCGGTCAGTGCCTGCGGCAAACGCGACATGATTGCCGACGAACACCCAACTCCCAAGCAGGTTGAGGAGCAGGTTGCTTCTACCCCTGCCAACGCGCCTGTTGCTACAGGGCTGCCTTCCCCGCCGCAATCAGGTGCCGTACACGATCAAGCTACCAATTCGCCACGGAAAATGGCACCAGCGCTCGTGGCAGAGCGTATGGCCATGCCAGCACCAGCCTATGTGACCCCGCAAGCCAATACTGAAAAGTATCAACAACTGGATCAGCACGATATCAAACTGGTTGCGCAAACACCGGTCTCGACTTTCAGTATTGATGTCGATACGGGGGCGTATGCCAATATGCGTCGTTTTCTCAACGAAGGTCAGCTCCCGCCTGCTGATGCAGTGCGGATCGAGGAGTTCATCAATTATTTCCCCTACCAGTACAACCTGCCGCAGCAGAAAGTGGCTGGCAAGCTGGTGCCATTTGGCGTGGTGACCGAGATCGCCCCTACCCCTTGGAATCCGGACAGCCTGCTGCTGAGAGTTGGCATCAAGGCTTCCGATGTGGCCAAAGCCACCCTTCCCCCGGCCAATTTGGTGTTTCTGGTGGATGTATCTGGGTCGATGAATGAGCCCGCCAAGTTACCCCTGGTGAAAAATGCACTGAAGATGCTGGTGAATCAGCTGCGACCACAAGACCGTATTTCACTGGTGACCTATGCCAGCGGGACACGCGTCATCTTGGAGCCCACCCCCGGCACGGAGAAGGCAAAGATCAGCAGCGCCATCGATCAGTTACAGCCTGGCGGCAGTACAGCGGGGGCTGCTGGCATCCAGTTGGCCTATCAGATGGCCGCACAAGGGTTTCTCAAAGAGGGCATCAACCGCATCTTGTTGGCGACGGATGGGGATTTCAACGTTGGCATCAATGATTTCAATCAGTTGAAAAGCCTGGTCGAAGAAAAGCGCAAAAGCGGCGTATCTCTCTCATCGCTGGGCTTTGGCACTGGCAACTACAATGAGCAGCTGATGGAGCAGATTGCCGACGCGGGCGATGGCAATTATTCCTACATCGACAACCTGAACGAAGCGCAGAAGGTGCTTTCGGACGAATTGAGCTCGACGCTGGCCGTGGTCGCCAAAGATGTCAAAGTCCAACTTGAATTCAACCCGAACGTGGTTGCGGAATACCGGCAGATTGGTTACGAAAATCGTGCACTGAAGCGGGAAGATTTCAACAACGACAAGGTGGATGCAGGAGAGATCGGTGCGGGACACAGCGTGACGGCATTGTATGAGATCACGCTGGTTGGCGGGAAACGCATGATCGAGGATCTACGCTATGACACGACCAAGGCTGCCAAGCCGGTTGGCGGCAAGACCGATGAGCTGGCCTTCCTGCGGCTGCGCTACAAAGCCCCCGGCACAGACAGCAGCGAGTTGCTGGAATTCCCGCTCTTCAAGCGAGATATCAAGGCAGCCACCCAGACCAGCGAGGACTTCCGGTTTGCGGCAGCCGTTGCTGCATTCGGGCAGGAGTTGAAAGGGGGCAAATACACGGGCCGTTTCGGCTATGACCAGATTCAACGGCTGGCCGACAGTGCACGTGGCAATGATCCATTTGGTTACCGAGGCGAATTCGTGCGCTTGGTCAATTTGGCCAAAAGCCTCTCCACCCAGCCCAACAGTCAGCCATAAGTAGGCCACCAACCCAGGTGCAGCTGGCCTGCGCCTGGGCTGCGCACACGCCCATGATACAGAGCGCCTGTGATACGGCCTGGCCCGATCAACCAGAGCGAGGGAATTCCACGCAGGCGGCGGCGTTTGGCATACAATTCTGCCGCATGCATGATGACCAGACCGATGAAGTGCTGATGCAACGATATGCCGCAGGAGACATGGCGGCATTCGAGACTCTATACACCCGTCACCGGCGCGGGTTGTATGCCTTCATCTCGCGGCAATCCCCCCAACCAGCCTGGGTGGATGATATTTTTCAGGACACATGGCTGGCCGTCACCCGGGCCAGACAAACCTACCAGTCCACCGCCCAGTTCCGCACCTGGCTGTATCAGATAGCCCGCCATCGCCTGATCGACCTGATCCGGCAGCGCGACCCACTCAAGCTGGCGGAGTTGGAAGCAGACGAAGAACACGATGCGGTGGCGGGCATCGCCAGCGATCGCCCCGGTCCGGATCAGCAGCTGGAAGCCCATCAGCAACACCAGCGCTTGAACCAAGCCCTGGCGGCCCTGCCAGCCAATCAACGCGAAGCCTTTTTGTTAAGAGAACATGGCGAACTCAGCATTGATGATATTGCCCAGCTGACGGGCGTATCGACAGAAACAGCCAAGAGCCGGCTGCGTTACGCGATTGCCAAGCTCAAATCTGCCTTGATGGGGAGTGTATAGATGAAGCCCCAACCCCCGTTGCACCAGGATGCCTTACCGGATGAGCCATTCATCCGCCAGGCTTATCAGGCACTGCCACAAGCCGAGCCCAGTACAGCGCTGGATGCGGCCATCCTGCAAGCCGCCCAGGCCAGCATAGATGCGCCATCACCCGCAACTGTCGTGCCGCTGCCCACAAAGCGCCGCTGGTATGCCATCCCACTGGCTACCGCTGCTACCGTTGTGCTGGGATTGGGCATGTTGCTGGAAATGCAGAGCGCCAAAAAAGAAGAAGCAGTCATCCACGAAACGGTAGCGATGGCACCCGCAGCCGATGCCATGTCACGGGCGGAACGGTCACAATCCACCGGTGCGATGCCCACCCCTACCCCCTTGGCAGGCGATGCCATGAAGCCCTCATCGTCACCGACACCAGCGGTGATTGACAACCCAATGGCCGCAGAACAAGTCAGCCCGCCCCCAGCCAAGCTGACCACCGCACAGGCCCAGCCACCCAAGCCCAGGCAGGAATCACTTACCGAGGCTGCCCCCAGCGCTGCCGATGCCACCGACCCGACGGGAGCCGCACCATCACAGCCAGCTGCAGCCAAACCCCAGGCCAACATTGCCGAACAGGCACCCGCTGCCCCGATGGCACTGGCCAAACAGGTGCCAGCCGAGCCCTTGGCCGACGCGGATTCCTACTCTCGCATCGAGACACCAGCCCGCGCGGCGGTGTCATCCCCCACGCACGCCAGATCGGCGGCGACCAGCCCGGCGCCTATGCAGTGGCAATCCGTCAGTGATAAACGATGTCTCGCCGTGATCAATGGGCAGGTGTCACTAGCCCCCTGCCAAGCCACTCCGGAACAGCTATGGCAGCCCCTGCCCGGCGGTCAATTGCAGAATGTGGCCACGCAGCATTGCCTTGCCAGCATCATGCGCTCCGCCACCCCCGACAGGGTGAGCCTGGTCAGCTGTACCGATACAGCTGAGCTACGCTGGCGGATTACTGATGGACACATTCAGGAAGACAAGCGCAATCCATTTGCCCTAGGTGTGCATGAAAAAGGTGGCGTCCGCTTGAGCCCTATTGAAAAGGATAGCGATAGCCAGCGCTGGCTGCGCCTACCCAGCCCCATCAGCCGTTGATCCGTGTCCGCACTACCAGGCAAACCATAAAATCAAAAGGAATAAATGCCTGTTACCCGATACATGTCGCGGGGCACGGTCACTTCCACATTGCCCGGCCATGGGTCAACTCAGTCAGCGCAGCACGCGTCGTAGATAAGTCTGCCTTGGGCAGCGTGATGGTAAACAACCTGCCCCCATCGCCCGACAGCACAGTAAACGGTAGGCCCGCCTTGGTCAGCCAATTGCGCACCTTGTTCTCCTGCTCGATCGGCAACACCAGTCGCAGCGCGTCAGTTGCGACAATCGGCGCAAGCACCGCGCTCGACACAGCCATGGACACCACCTGACCATACGCCCGCACCAACCCACCCGCCCCCAGCTTGATCCCCCCGTAGTACCGGGTCACCACCGCCAAGGCATCGGTCAACTGCTTATGTTGCAGCACGTTCAAAATAGGTTTGCCCGCCGTGCCAGCCGGCTCTCCATCATCGTTTGCCGCCGCATCGTTGCCGATCGCCCATGCCCAGCAGTGATGCGCGGCATCGGGGTGAGCTTTGCGGATCTGCGCCAGACAGGTCTGCACATCGGCGCGGGATTGAACCGGCCCGACCCAGGCCAGAAAGCGACTTTTCTTGATTTCCAGCATCGCTTCAGCCGGTGACTGTATAAGATTCATCAATAGACCTATGCATACCACATCATTTCACACCAACGGGGTTGGCATGGCTTGCACCATTACATACCAATTTTCACATAAGCTCGAATCAACAGCTCAGGCATGGTGTAATGGCGTCCAATAACAATATTCTGCAGTGAGTACCAAACGTGGCTGAACCCGGAATCGAGCGGATCGACATTGAAGCAAGTATCCATCATGCATGGTCCATGCTGTTGGTCGATCCCATCAATGCTTGCCAGATTGCCAATGATGCCTTGCAAGCCGCCTTGCAAGTCAATGACCAGCATGGTGCTGCGCACGCACAGTTGATTCTGTCAAAACATGAAAGCCGGTTTGGCCCGTCAGAGCAGGCCATCGCGCGGCTGACCCAGCTTGCCGCCTATTTCCGATCACATGGCGATGCGCAGGGCCAGCTACGAGCCGAGCAAGCGCTTGCCCAGATCGAGTTGGAGCAAGGCGCCCCCCACCAGGCGGTGATCCGCTTGCAAAGACTGATCACCAAGCCAGAGCTACTGAGCGCACTGGATCATGCCTCCATCCTGAACACACTCAGCACGGCTCTGACCAGCAGCGGTGATCGCGAGCGGGGCTTGCGCATGGCCTACCAGGCATTGTCCGTGATCCGTCGGCAGCAAGGCACCCCCATCTCAGCACTGATCAATCACAACATCGGGGTGTATCAGCTGAATGCTGGCAATTTTGATCTAGCCCATAAGCTCCTGCACGATGCGCGTCAAACCATCCAGCCCTTTGGTCGTACCAGCCTGCTGGGTCTATTCTCCGCCAATCTCGCGCTGTGCCTGATTCACCAAGGCCAGCTGGATATGGCGCTGAAGATCATCGAGCCCTTAGTGCATGAAAGCTGCACCAACATCACCCCGCGCGATCTGGGCTTTGTGCAAAGCGTGACTGCTGATGCTTGCTTCCGCCTGGGCGAATGGTCACGCGGCGAACACTACCTGGATCTGGCCGATACCACGCTCGGCGGTGATGATGACCCCTTCTTCGTTGGCTACTTGGCATTTTTACATGCCCAACTGCTCGCCCAACAAGGGCAATCAGAATCTGCCCTGGCGCAATGCGACATCGCAATCGCAGCGTCAGAGCGCTCACATGATGATCAGCTGATCCTCGACGTGATCAACCTGCAGTCGCAGATCCATGCCGATCGTGGCGACTATCAACACGCCTACCAACTGGCCAGAGCTTTTCATCAGCGTTACACCCGCGTCTCCGCTTTTGCGAACGAAACACGCTATCTGACCCTACAGGTACAACATGAGCTGGCCGAAGCGCAATCTGCACGTGATCGAGCCCGCAAAGAGCACGCAGAGGCCGAACAAGCGCGGCAGAAGCTCTCGCAACTCAACAGACAGCTGGAAGAGCGCATCGAGGAAATCGAATCACTGCAATCCGCCCTGCGAGAACAGGCCATCCGCGATGCCCTGACAGGATTGTATAACCGACGCCACCTGCAAGATGCGCTACCCCAGGCGCTTCAGCTGGCAACGCGCACCAACTGGAACGTCTGTGTCGCCTTGATCGACCTGGATCACTTCAAACGGTTGAATGATACGCACGGACACCGCCTTGGTGATCTGGCGCTGATCGAGCTGGGCAAGGTGCTTCGGGACGGCATTCGAGGAAGTGACTTCTGCTGCCGTTATGGTGGGGAAGAGTTCTGCATCGTGCTGGCAGACATGCCAGCGAGCGCCGCGCAGCTGCGCTTGAACGGCCTGCTTCAACAGCTGAAAGCACGTCTGATCACCGATGGCGAGAGCCAGTTCTCCGGCCTGGCCTTCTCGGCGGGCATCGCCTCCACCGATCGCTTCGGTCACGATCCGCAACGGCTGTTGGATGCGGCAGACAAAGCGCTCTATCAGGCCAAAGCCGCCGGACGGGGCATTGTCATGATCGCAGAAGTGCTCTAGCCGCCCCTCATTGCAGCACGCATCATGCCAAATTACCTGACCCATCTATGTTTGGCTGAAGACACCCCCACAGGCAGAGTTGGCAATCTACTGGGCGATTTCATCAAGCTCAGGCAGGCGGCCCATTTGCCCATGGCGCTGCAGCGTGGCCTGATCCTGCACCAAGCGATGGATGGCTTTACCGACCGGCACCCCATCGTTTTACGCAGCAAGGCTCGCATCAGCAGCCTCAGGCGCCGCTATGCAGGCATTTTGATCGACATCTTCTACGATCACTTTCTTGCGAGCCACTGGCAACAATACCATCCCACGCCTTTACTGGCATTCACCCACCAGATCTATGACGAGCTGGCAGCATTCGAGCCCGTGCTGCCTGATCGCCTACGGTCGATCCGACCGATCATGTCGGCTGAAAACTGGCTACTGAATTACCAACACCTCGATGGCATCGAATCCACCCTGCAACGCTTTGCAATACATCGCCTCAAACAACCCAGCACACTTGGCACCGGCGTGATCGAGCTGACCGAACACTATGTCGGGCTGGGCGAAGACTTCCAGCAATTTTTCCCTGCGCTGCAAGCCTTCACCCAAGCCTGGCATCAAGCCCAACCCATCAACCTGCCTTGACCCCCTCGTTCCGTGTCTTCCACAACGAGAACAGAATGCCACCGGCCAACAACGCCAAAGTGACGCTCAGCGACAGCAGCGCGGGCACCTTCCCACCGAATACGAAATCACCCAGGAAGATCTTGGCGCCGATGAAGACCAGAACCAATGCCAGTGCATATTTCAGATAGTGGAAGCGATGGATAATCGCAGCCAGTGCAAAATACAACGCACGCAAACCCAGAATCGCAAAGATGTTCGATGTGTAGACAATGAACGGATCAGTTGTGATGGCAAAAATGGCCGGCACGCTATCTACCGCGAATACCAGATCCACCAGCTCGACCATGATCAAAGCCAGCAACAACGGCGTTGCCCACCAGACCAGCTTACCCGGCTGCTTGGGATGTGGGGCCTTCACCAGGAAATGCTGCGCATGCAGCTCTTTGGTCACACGCAGGTGCTTTTTCAAGAACTTCAGGATGGGGTTGTTATTGAAATCCTGCTCGCCCTCATCCGCCACCAGCATTTTCAAGCCGGTATAGATCAGGAATGCACCAAAGATATACAGCACCCAGCCATACTGCGATACCAGCGTCGCCCCCACACCGATCATGATCGCACGCAGCACGATCACGCCCAGAATGCCCCAGAACAGCACTCGGTGCTGATAGACCCTGGGAATGGCAAAAAAGCCAAAAATGAGCGAAATCACAAATACATTATCAAGCGACAGGCTTTTCTCAACCAGAAAACCGGTGTAGAAATTCATCCCCGCCGCCGCACCCATGTACCACCACACCCAGGCACCAAAGATCATCCCGCCCGTGATATAGAACGCGGAGAGCCCCAGGCTCTCTTTGACACCGATTTCGTGATCTTCTTTATGTAACAATCCCAGATCAAAAACCAGCAAAGCAATCACAATGGCCAGGAACATCAGCCACATCCAGGCAGGCTTACCCAGCCATATTGCGTCAAGGAATTCCATAGTTATGCCCTTTCACCCGATTGCGTATTCAAGTTGATCTGTACGACCAGCCTATGATGGCCAGGGGGAGTGAAAGTTCGGGATGAGATAGGCATGAGGCACCTCCAGTATGAAAAATAAAACGGCCCAGTCCGCAAGACATAGGCCGTTACATATTTCACGCAAACAAGCCCCTGCCTTTCGGCAAGGTCTTGCTTACAACTGTTCTGTTGCCCGGCTACCGGAGCATCACGGATACGCAGTGATTGCTCGGGATGACGATAGACCGGCGAGAAGCTACTCCCCTTGATGAGCGAATCATAGATAATCCGATTAATTCAGTCAACTAATATCCGGCGCATCATCCTTGCTCGTCTATTCAAAGCGCCTTGATTTCTCATCATTTTGTCATACACCGCCTCTACACTGATCAGATGGCTGCAACTGGAGCACGTCCGATGAATGTGCTGATGATTTCCGATGTCTACTTCCCGCGCATCAATGGCGTTTCCACGTCGATTCAAACCTTTCGGCAGATGCTGAAACCGCTGGGCATTGATTCACTGCTGGTCGCCCCTGCCTACCCGCATGCACCCGAGCAGGTGGCCGATGAGATCAGGGTGCCGAGCCGATATCTACCTTTTGACCCTGAAGATCGGTTGATGCGTTATCAAGCGCTGAATCGTGCACTGGCTGCGATTCCACCTGATCGCTATGACTTGATCCATATTCAGACACCATTCGCCGCACACTATGCGGGCATCCGCTTGGCGAAACACGTCAACAAGCCAACGGTGATCACGTATCACACATTGTTTGCCGAATATGTCCATTGCTACGCTCCCTGGTTACCCAGTTCCCTGGGACGCCATGTTGCACAGGGGCTATCAAAACGACAGTGTAATCAGGCAGATATGGTTATTGCACCATCCAGGTTGATGGAAAGCACATTGCGGCGTTATGGCATCACTACCCCGATCCAGGTGGTGCCGACTGGAATTCCGATTGAGCGGTTTCAGCATGGAAACAGGATGCTGTTTCGCCAGCGACACCAGATTCCAGACCATCAGATCGTTGCATTGTTTGTAGGGCGGGTCGCTCATGAGAAAAATCTGCCATTGCTGATCACGGCCTTTGAATTGGCACTGCAGACGCAGCCCCATCTACTGCTTGTCATTGCTGGGGAAGGCCCGGCAAAGGCAAGTATTGAGGCCATGGTCAAAAAGCGTGGTCTTGTGCAATCGGTCCGTTTCATTGGCTATCTGGATCGGGAAAAGGATCTGCCTGATTGTTACCATGCAGCGGATCTGTTCGTGTTCCCATCATTGACCGAAACGCAGGGGCTGGTGTTGATTGAGGCCATGGCGGCTGGCTTGCCGGTGGTTGGCATCCCAGCGATGGGAGCCTCAGAGATCATTCTGGCGGATCATGGCTCGCTGCCTGTACGTAATTGTCCCCACGATATGGCCAATATGATCATTCGCCTGGCGGAAAATACCACCTTAAGAGCAGAGTTGAGCCGCGCAGCAAAAGCATTCGCCAGAACGTGGGGCGATGACGCCATGGCTGCGAAGTTGGCTCAAGCATATGAACGAGTCACATTCGGCCAAGCAGGACAACACGAATCCATGCTATCCCAAACGGGTTAGATCAGGTCAGAATCGCCCGCTCGCGGCCATTCTCAATGAAAAAACCATCTTTCAGCGGGTAGGCACAGCACCAGGCTGCCGATTGACCCCAGTGAAACATGTGCGGCTACGGCTCTGACTGAAACCACACATATCATCCATCTGAAGGAGCAGACCCAGGCGCCCCCATCACCGCGAATGTCGCGTTGGCTCGCACCAGTAGACGATCATTGGCCACCAACCGTACTTCGGCAAAGGCCAGACGCCGCCCCACCCGGAACACCTCGACATGTGCTTCGACCCAATCGAGCGGACGAGCTGGCTCCAGAAAGTCTGCCGTCAAATTGGCGGTGACCACAGGAACGGGTGGATTCTGCGAGGTGGATAGATTGATCCCCAATGCGGTATCAGCGAGGGTCAACAGCATGCCTCCATGCGCCATCCCGTGCATATTGTGATGATGTGCAGCGATCCGCACGCCCAGTATTCGTCGATCACCATCATAGCGGATATACACGTCACCCAAATGGAGGACAAATGGACTGGCGCCGATAAATGGCTCGAAACCTTCAGGGATGTGCTGGAGAGACGTCATGGCAATGGCCCGCAAGGAATAGGGTCAATCAATTCAGACTGCCAGCAGTATGCCGTCTCAGATTGACCGACTCAAGCCTGATCAACCATCGCCGGGCAACGCCTTGGGGCCAGGTTTAGGGGGGGGAAGCGGGCTTGGCAGATTGTTTCCACCTGGCTGGGTTGGGGTGGTGGGATTCGTAGTTGACTGTGGCGCCACGGGTTGTGCCAGAAACTTCCAATCACTGTAGCGTTGTTGGTTTTCAAAGGGTAGTTCGTCTTCGACAAACCCCGATTGCTTAAAGGGTTTTTTTTCTGACTTGCTGTACACCCCCAAGATGCCGCCACCCGGCGCACCCAGCACACCCCATTCGGCATTGCCTGTTATCGGGTCTGGATAGAGCTTACGGATATGACGGACGGGCTGAGGAAAGCGCTTGTCGGACACCAGATCGGAAAGCTCCTTCGGATAAGCTTTTGTTCCGCCTGGGCCTCTCTCGATGTAGCTTTTGATGGCCTGTCGATACAACCGTCCGACATATAACAAATCGGCCTCTCGATCACGCTCCGCCTGCGTCGCAGCAAGCTCCGTAGTCCGGCCCAGCAGCACGCTCATCACCAACAGAATGACCACGAGCCACATATAGGCCATGCCTTGCTGACGATGCAGTGGTGCCCTACCAGTTCGCATAGGAGGTTCCGTCCCTGGAAGAACCGCTGGCACTGCTGTGTACATCGGCCACAAACCCCTTCTCTTCGCCACTGGGCGGGGTGATTCTCCAGCTGGTTCGATTTTCGACAATGGGATCGAGCGGTACTTCACGCAAATACTTCTTCTCGACCAATTCTTCAAGCCGGTCAGGGTAGCGCCCCACATCCCCACGAAACTGGTCGATTGCCTTACGCAATGTGTTCAGATTGTCACGCAATACCGTTTCCTTCGCCTGATCCACGCTATTGGTATAACGTGGTGTCACCAGCGTGAGGAAGGTCGCGATGATCGCCATTGCAATCAACAATTCCAATAAGGTAAAGCCGCGCGTTTTCATCGTCACCAAGTCCGATAGGGGATGCCATTCATACCCTTGTCTGTACTCAACGAATAGACATCATAGACATCATCTCCTGCGCGCGGCTCGTCCGGTGGGCTGTTATAGCTACGATAGCCCCATGTCGAAGCAGCTGGCGCAGCGGAGTCAGGGAAAAACGGATCACGCGGAACACGACGCAGAAAATACAATTTACGCTTTTGTGGCGACTTTTTATCATCCACGCCATCAACCAGAATCTGCAAGCTGGCAGGATAGCCACTGCCATCTGCTTTTTTCTCGACCCGACCTTCATCTGCCGCCTTTTTATAGGCGTCAATCGCTTCACGGATCTCACGCAGCACCGACTTGAGTTCTTGCTCCTTGGATCGTCGAGCGTTCATCTGCGTCAATGGCAGCGCCGCGCTGGCCAAA
This sequence is a window from Chitinivorax tropicus. Protein-coding genes within it:
- a CDS encoding PaaI family thioesterase, coding for MTSLQHIPEGFEPFIGASPFVLHLGDVYIRYDGDRRILGVRIAAHHHNMHGMAHGGMLLTLADTALGINLSTSQNPPVPVVTANLTADFLEPARPLDWVEAHVEVFRVGRRLAFAEVRLVANDRLLVRANATFAVMGAPGSAPSDG
- a CDS encoding type II secretion system protein, with translation MRTGRAPLHRQQGMAYMWLVVILLVMSVLLGRTTELAATQAERDREADLLYVGRLYRQAIKSYIERGPGGTKAYPKELSDLVSDKRFPQPVRHIRKLYPDPITGNAEWGVLGAPGGGILGVYSKSEKKPFKQSGFVEDELPFENQQRYSDWKFLAQPVAPQSTTNPTTPTQPGGNNLPSPLPPPKPGPKALPGDG
- a CDS encoding glycosyltransferase, giving the protein MNVLMISDVYFPRINGVSTSIQTFRQMLKPLGIDSLLVAPAYPHAPEQVADEIRVPSRYLPFDPEDRLMRYQALNRALAAIPPDRYDLIHIQTPFAAHYAGIRLAKHVNKPTVITYHTLFAEYVHCYAPWLPSSLGRHVAQGLSKRQCNQADMVIAPSRLMESTLRRYGITTPIQVVPTGIPIERFQHGNRMLFRQRHQIPDHQIVALFVGRVAHEKNLPLLITAFELALQTQPHLLLVIAGEGPAKASIEAMVKKRGLVQSVRFIGYLDREKDLPDCYHAADLFVFPSLTETQGLVLIEAMAAGLPVVGIPAMGASEIILADHGSLPVRNCPHDMANMIIRLAENTTLRAELSRAAKAFARTWGDDAMAAKLAQAYERVTFGQAGQHESMLSQTG
- a CDS encoding type II secretion system protein — protein: MKKVMGFTLIEMLVTLTLLAILASAALPLTQMNARRSKEQELKSVLREIREAIDAYKKAADEGRVEKKADGSGYPASLQILVDGVDDKKSPQKRKLYFLRRVPRDPFFPDSAAPAASTWGYRSYNSPPDEPRAGDDVYDVYSLSTDKGMNGIPYRTW
- a CDS encoding type II secretion system protein, encoding MKTRGFTLLELLIAMAIIATFLTLVTPRYTNSVDQAKETVLRDNLNTLRKAIDQFRGDVGRYPDRLEELVEKKYLREVPLDPIVENRTSWRITPPSGEEKGFVADVHSSASGSSRDGTSYANW